ATGCTGACGCGCTGACGCTCGCACTGAGCGACGGGCGCGTGCTGCGCGAGCCATTGAAACGGCACGTCCGCCTCGAGAAAGCCACACCCGCACAGCGACTGCAGTGGGTGTTGGTCGACGATGGCCACGGGCTCGATTGGCCCGCGCTGTGGCCCTCCTCCGACGAGGGCATGGTGAACGTTTTCACCCTGTGCTGGGAGCAACTGCAGGACGAAGGCATTGCGGCGCTGAAAGCCGCCGATTGGCAACTCGACGCCTTGCCGTTGCGCGAGCAGCAGCTTTCGGCACTGTGGCGCCTCGAGGCCGACGTCAACAACGGCGGCTTCCTTCAATTCTTCTGCAACTGGGGCGAAGCCACTTGCCGCACGGCCATCGCCGCGCTGGCCGACATCGGCGCGCTGCAGATGCATTCCCTCGTGCAACGAATGCGCGCCGTGCTCGACCGTCTCGATGGATCACCACAGATCCAGGCGTTGATGGATCTCTATCAGCGACTGACGCCTGCCGAGCAGGACGCGCTTGAAGCGCTCGACGAAGCCTTCTGGGAGTACCCCGACCGGCTGTCGAAGCTCGGGGTCTTGCATTACGGTCGAGCTTCTCCGCCTGGCCCTGACAGCCTGTCGGGAACAGGCGCCTAAGCCAACCCCGCAATCGTCCCCAGCAGCGCCTGCGCACGCGGCACCAGCGTATCGAGGCAGCAGTATTCCTGGTCGGTGTGCGCCTTGGCGCCAACCGGGCCGACGCCGCACAGCGTCGGGATGCCGAGCGAGGCGGTGAAGCCGGCGTCGGAGCAGCCGCCGGTGAACTCGCCCTCCACCGCGAAGCCGATCTGCGCGGCGCTTGCCTGGTAGCGCGTCAGGAGCTCTTCACTCCACTTCGGCTCGAGCGGCAGGAACTCCGAGGTCTGCGTGACCGTGGCCTCGGTCCCCGGCACACCCGGCTCGGCGACGATCTCGCGGATGCGCGCGAAGAGCGTCTCGCGCTGTTCCAGCGTGCAGAAGCGCACGTCGAGCTTGCCCTGCGCCGACGGCGCCACGGTGTTGCTCGACATGCCCCCGCTGACGAGGCCGACGTTGGCGGTGATGCCCGCGTCGTAGTCGGTCAGCGCATGCAGCGCCTGGATCTTGCGCGCCAGGGTCTCGATGGCGCTGGCGCCGTCGGCGTGGTTCATGCCGGCATGCGCCGCGCGGCCGGTGACATCGACGACGAAGTTGGCGCCGCCCTTGCGCGAAGTCACGAGGTTGCCGCTGACCCGTCCCGGCTCGGCGTTGAAGGCGGCCCGCGCGCCGCGCGCATGCGCCTCGATGGCGACGCGGCCGCGCTGCGAGCCGATCTCCTCGTCGGCGGTGAACAGCCCGAGCACCGGGAACGGCAAGGGCGCCATGCGGCGCAGCGCCATCAGCACGAAACACTGCAGCACCAGGCCGGACTTCATGTCCGACACACCGGGGCCGTAGCCGCGATCACCCTCGACGCGCCACGGGCGCTGCAGCACCGTGCCCGTCGGGAACACCGTGTCGCGGTGGCCCATCAGCACCACGGGTGCCTGCGACGCGTCGATGCCCGGCAGTCGCGCGAGCAGCACGTCGCCCTCGGCCGGGTCGGCGTGGTGCGTCGCCTCGATGTCGTCGGCCAGCAGCCAGCCGCGCATGGCGTCGGCGACGCGGTCGGTGCCGGCCTTGTCGTGGCTGTTGGAGTCGATGTCGACCAGGTCGGCCAGCGCGGTCTGCATCGCGCCACGCTGCTCGGCAAGCCAGGCGATGGCCGATTCGAGGTTATGCGCGCTCATCGGCGTTCCTTGAAGACGCCGGGCCCTTCTTCGGCCAGGTCCCAGAACAGGCCCGCCATGATGTGCAGCGACTCGCGCGTCACGTCGGCCAGGATGTGTTCGTTGGGCGCATGCTGCGAACACGCCGGGTAGGAATGCGGCACCCACAGCGTCGGCAGGCCCAGCGTTTCGGAGAAGACCTCGTTGGGCAGCGAGCCGCCCAGGTTGGGCAACAGCGCGGGGCGCTGGCCGGTGCTGCGCTCGATGGAGGCGAGGCCCCAGCGCACCCAGGCATCGTCGGGGTCGAGGCGCGTCGCGGCCATGCGCACGTCGGTCTTGCGCAGCTCGACATCGTCGAAGCCGTGTGCATCCAGGTGCGCGCGGATGTGGTCGAGGAAGTGGGTATGGTCGCTGCCGACGACGTAGCGCATGTGGCAGTGCGCACGCGCCTCCGACGGGATCGCATGCACCGGCATGGCCGGGTTGCCGGTGGTGAAGGCCAGCACCTCGAAGCTGTTCCAGCCGAGCACCCGCTCGGCGGCCGACAGGCCGGGCTCGCCCCAGTCCGGATCGATCTCGGGGTCGTTCACGTCGCCGCCGACCGCGATGTCCTTCAGCGCGGCGCGCACGCTCTCGGGCAGTTCCTTGGGCAGCAGGCCGGGCACGAGGATGCGGCCCTTGGCATCGACCAGGCTGGCAATGGCATGCGCCAGGCGGATGCCGGGGTTGCGGAGCAGCCCGCCCCAGTTGCCCGAATGGTGGCCGCCCTC
The sequence above is drawn from the Variovorax sp. J2L1-78 genome and encodes:
- a CDS encoding DMP19 family protein, which produces MSESAHAIRTIDIDADALTLALSDGRVLREPLKRHVRLEKATPAQRLQWVLVDDGHGLDWPALWPSSDEGMVNVFTLCWEQLQDEGIAALKAADWQLDALPLREQQLSALWRLEADVNNGGFLQFFCNWGEATCRTAIAALADIGALQMHSLVQRMRAVLDRLDGSPQIQALMDLYQRLTPAEQDALEALDEAFWEYPDRLSKLGVLHYGRASPPGPDSLSGTGA
- a CDS encoding M20 family metallopeptidase, giving the protein MSAHNLESAIAWLAEQRGAMQTALADLVDIDSNSHDKAGTDRVADAMRGWLLADDIEATHHADPAEGDVLLARLPGIDASQAPVVLMGHRDTVFPTGTVLQRPWRVEGDRGYGPGVSDMKSGLVLQCFVLMALRRMAPLPFPVLGLFTADEEIGSQRGRVAIEAHARGARAAFNAEPGRVSGNLVTSRKGGANFVVDVTGRAAHAGMNHADGASAIETLARKIQALHALTDYDAGITANVGLVSGGMSSNTVAPSAQGKLDVRFCTLEQRETLFARIREIVAEPGVPGTEATVTQTSEFLPLEPKWSEELLTRYQASAAQIGFAVEGEFTGGCSDAGFTASLGIPTLCGVGPVGAKAHTDQEYCCLDTLVPRAQALLGTIAGLA
- a CDS encoding M20 family metallopeptidase, encoding MSRQQAIDQTLARFDDGRFQQTLARRVAFRTESQDAASGPILRSYLDDEIAPQLEALGFSCRVVDNPIAGKSPFLLAERIEPGAAFTLLTYGHGDVVRGYDAQWRDGLKPWEIVVEGNRWYGRGTADNKGQHTINLTALEQVLAVRSGKLGYNVKIILEMGEEDGSPGLNEVCAANSELLAADLFIASDGPRVSASRATMFLGSRGVFNFDLHLKLREGGHHSGNWGGLLRNPGIRLAHAIASLVDAKGRILVPGLLPKELPESVRAALKDIAVGGDVNDPEIDPDWGEPGLSAAERVLGWNSFEVLAFTTGNPAMPVHAIPSEARAHCHMRYVVGSDHTHFLDHIRAHLDAHGFDDVELRKTDVRMAATRLDPDDAWVRWGLASIERSTGQRPALLPNLGGSLPNEVFSETLGLPTLWVPHSYPACSQHAPNEHILADVTRESLHIMAGLFWDLAEEGPGVFKERR